In Leishmania major strain Friedlin complete genome, chromosome 19, the following proteins share a genomic window:
- the LPG1G2 gene encoding putative GIPL galf transferase translates to MRKSTSVYTLRSHRCFITLRAVIPILIFICLCGAVGTIFLTSSHQSALGWTREPTTSAPSGELTTTEPGEPRRSMTPTSAITTSAPATATTAEQTPLPPEQTSMFDAPGTPTPAVSAASARATGAQDSSTLMEGAKTETTKQNLAMKGLDRWMKMQLPADWMECIRQNLQLDKHGQPMHAVTEMKDAIPLLITPLTGDVKFFPYFVCSMDVAVRYHYVIQNERDPDTTAVIDDLQRRFGNSGRLLVVRNRYNRGYSGSMNQAFEWALKERTAEEVPWVFACGVDAIFEPGLLAKMIEVVQQNTRGDAAMLAALRAEVELEERLVREGNYSYYERWAPRGRPLKVLRSGYPGVPLNVRTAPLLPDRIRYTVADENRESGIVRPAELRTRFFGNYVATVTPVPDALGTIAVTRLALSAVGYFDENYFPAYMDDIDLRWRHFAYGFGALHGERNGPVTRWHHYNAANLRGSPFVDPDLEKYGTEDNYSRRAFLSYIRRSKGIYDKLKYGPRDMDGVWRQAAQKAEFKYSSFNVSHYPADTWVLDEDARGCMFHHTYNYKTQNWSRPSDCSYNPRTLEESGILGVDQLASYRSMLAEKAFAYQ, encoded by the coding sequence ATGAGGAAAAGTACCTCCGTGTACACCCTCAGAAGCCACCGCTGCTTCATCACCTTGCGCGCGGTGATCCCGATTCTCATCTTTATTTGTTTGTGTGGCGCTGTGGGCACGATATTTCTAACCAGCTCCCATCAATCGGCGCTCGGATGGACAAGGGAGCCGACCACTTCAGCACCTAGTGGCGAACTGACCACTACCGAACCGGGTGAGCCGAGGCGGAGCATGACCCCGACATCGGCGATCACGACATCCGCGCCAgcgaccgccaccaccgctgagCAGACGCCACTACCACCTGAGCAGACAAGTATGTTTGACGCCCCAGGGACACCGACGCCTGCGGTGTCTGCCGCATCTGCGCGCGCTACTGGCGCTCAGGATAGCAGCACACTGATGGAGGGCGCGAAGACGGAGACGACGAAGCAGAACCTGGCAATGAAGGGTCTGGACCGGTGGATGAAGATGCAACTCCCTGCGGACTGGATGGAGTGCATTCGGCAGAACCTGCAACTCGACAAGCACGGGCAGCCGATGCACGCGGTGACGGAGATGAAGGACGCTATCCCGCTGCTGATCACGCCGCTGACTGGCGACGTAAAGTTCTTCCCGTACTTCGTGTGCTCGATGGACGTTGCTGTGCGGTACCATTACGTGATCCAGAACGAGCGGGACCCGGATACGACTGCGGTCATCGACGActtgcagcgccgcttcggcAACAGCGGGCGCTTGCTTGTTGTGCGCAACCGGTACAACCGCGGGTACTCCGGGAGTATGAACCAGGCCTTCGAGTGGGCACTGAAAGAGCGgacagcggaggaggtgccgtgGGTGTTTGCTTGCGGCGTGGACGCGATCTTCGAGCCCGGGCTGCTTGCGAAGATGATCGAGGTTGTGCAGCAAAACACCCGCGGCGATGCTGCGATGCtagccgcgctgcgcgcggaggtggagctAGAGGAGCGGCTTGTGCGCGAGGGTAACTACTCCTACTACGAGCGATGGGCGCCGCGTGGGCGTCCACTCAAGGTGCTACGGAGTGGCTATCCAGGCGTGCCGTTGAACGTGCGgactgcgccgctgctgccagaCCGCATTCGGTACACAGTTGCGGATGAGAACCGCGAGAGCGGGATCGTCCGCCCTGCGGAGTTGCGCACGCGGTTCTTCGGCAACTACGTGGCGACTGTGACTCCTGTCCCGGATGCCTTGGGCACCATTGCGGTGACGCGGCTGGCGCTGTCGGCTGTTGGGTACTTTGACGAGAACTACTTCCCCGCGTATATGGACGACATCGACCTACGATGGCGGCACTTCGCGTATGGCTTTGGCGCACTGCATGGCGAGCGCAACGGCCCCGTGACTCGCTGGCACCACTACAACGCTGCAAACCTTCGCGGCAGCCCATTTGTGGATCCGGACCTGGAGAAGTATGGCACAGAGGACAACtacagccgccgcgccttcCTCAGCTATATCCGACGCTCTAAGGGCATATACGACAAGCTCAAGTACGGTCCGCGTGACATGGACGGTGTATGGCGTCAGGCTGCGCAGAAGGCCGAGTTCAAGTACTCGTCCTTCAATGTGTCCCACTACCCTGCCGACACATGGGTGCTTGATGAGGATGCGCGCGGATGCATGTTTCACCACACGTACAACTACAAGACACAGAACTGGAGTAGGCCGAGCGACTGCTCCTACAATCCGCggacgctggaggagagcgGCATCCTTGGCGTGGACCAGCTAGCGAGCTACAGGTCAATGCTTGCGGAGAAAGCGTTTGCTTACCAatga